A stretch of the Aegilops tauschii subsp. strangulata cultivar AL8/78 chromosome 4, Aet v6.0, whole genome shotgun sequence genome encodes the following:
- the LOC120962837 gene encoding uncharacterized protein — protein sequence MDRITKNVVANIKSVAMREPLFKHNLESYSLFTPLDYPQQKTYYNCGYYSILYVENWDGLVMLSFGEDYIPNLRKRIGADLLRHPSNKLDPAHQLKLLLQR from the exons ATGGACAGGATCACTAAGAATGTG GTCGCAAACATCAAGAGTGTTGCAATGAGGGAGCCACTTTTTAAGCACAATCTCGAGTCTTACTCGCTATTCACCCCACTTGATTACCCTCAACAAAAAACTTA ctataactGTGGCTACTATAGTATTTTATACGTGGAGAATTGGGATGGCCTTGTTATGCTGTCATTTGGCGAG GATTACATCCCAAACCTTCGGAAACGCATTGGAGCAGATCTGTTGAGACACCCAAGCAACAAGTTGGACCCCGCGCATCAGCTGAAGCTGCTTCTTCAGCGTTAG
- the LOC141021711 gene encoding protein FAR1-RELATED SEQUENCE 5-like, with translation MTDQDKAMETAIKDVFPNTVHWCCKWHVQRKAREKLGRILSMDENFEQVFYGVINDSETVDEFEENWQHMLHCFDLVDNRHLSNMWRKRETWAPAYFRKNFFPFTSTTGRSEGLNSYFKTFVNPQDSVWRFVQQYEVLQETMLDREDNQAFIGHATTAPLYSRYNFERQAVHFYTRSVFLKF, from the exons ATGACTGACCAGGACAAGGCAATGGAAACAGCAATAAAAGATGTCTTCCCAAACACAGTGCATTGGTGCTGCAAATGGCACGTCCAGCGAAAAGCAAGGGAAAAGTTGGGTAGGATCCTGAGCATGGATGAAAATTTTGAGCAGGTTttctatggggttatcaatgatTCGGAGACGGTGGATGAGTTCGAGGAGAATTGGCAGCATATGCTGCATTGCTTTGACTTGGTTGACAACAGACATCTAAGCAACATGTGGCGTAAGCGAGAGACCTGGGCTCCAGCATACTTCCGAAAGAACTTCTTCCCATTTACAAGCACTACAGGGCGGTCTGAGGGTCTCAACTCCTACTTCAAGACATTTGTCAACCCTCAAGACTCTGTCTGGAGATTTGTACAACAATATGAGGTGCTTCAAGAAACAATGTTGGACCGTGAAGACAATCAAGCTTTCATAGGCCACGCAACAACTGCACCACTTTACTCAAG GTACAACTTTGAGCGCCAAGCAGTTCACTTCTATACCCGAAGCGTGTTTCTCAAGTTTTAA